In a single window of the Montipora capricornis isolate CH-2021 chromosome 11, ASM3666992v2, whole genome shotgun sequence genome:
- the LOC138025088 gene encoding uncharacterized protein, whose protein sequence is MTQMSSTMLCMEKAMKRLAEEPEDHATPPKRRRKLPAASAMSDSGDSDPEKSDFEALICPPNGDPPKRGSSAEDALLNEIAQDFESDEQTDPKVAQKLADIVNKRWGSKLEEAKLKEKLAKYNRPDNCEKLTVPKVNSEIWNKLKHGTRSTDLRLANMQKVLVKVGSAVAKSTVTLLAIRADPNKTSALALTETLGKLVTSNADALALLGHVNIDLSYHRRDAIKPHLNNEYSSLCGSQVPITGLLFGDELQSQLNNIKATNRIGHTTTAKSSYRNHSDGWKGKSPHSSGKPFLGKRGRSYRPQNNFYKPRETEKKSSQ, encoded by the coding sequence ATGACTCAAATGAGTTCCACCATGCTGTGCATGGAAAAGGCAATGAAACGGTTAGCTGAAGAACCAGAAGACCATGCTACGCCACCGAAAAGGAGAAGAAAACTTCCTGCAGCTAGTGCCATGAGCGATAGCGGAGATTCAGACCCTGAAAAGTCAGATTTCGAGGCACTCATTTGCCCGCCCAACGGCGACCCGCCAAAACGGGGCAGCTCTGCAGAGGACGCATTGCTCAATGAAATTGCTCAAGACTTTGAGTCGGACGAGCAAACTGACCCGAAAGTCGCTCAGAAATTGGCAGATATCGTCAATAAGCGATGGGGCTCTAAGTTGGAGGAagccaaattaaaagaaaaattggcgAAATACAATCGACCCGATAATTGTGAGAAATTAACTGTGCCAAAGGTCAACTCCGAGATATGGAATAAGCTGAAGCACGGGACCAGGAGCACGGATTTACGCCTTGCAAACATGCAGAAAGTCCTTGTTAAAGTCGGTAGCGCTGTCGCCAAATCAACTGTCACACTGCTGGCTATCCGTGCAGATCCAAACAAGACTTCAGCGCTGGCTCTCACTGAGACATTGGGGAAATTAGTTACGTCTAACGCTGATGCTCTGGCATTGTTAGGTCATGTTAACATTGACTTGTCTTACCATCGACGCGACGCTATCAAACCACACTTAAATAACGAATATTCCTCGTTGTGTGGCTCTCAAGTACCCATCACGGGCTTGTTATTTGGCGATGAGCTGCAATCTCAGCTCAACAATATCAAAGCGACAAATAGGATTGGCCATACGACTACTGCAAAGTCATCTTACCGGAACCATAGCGATGGCTGGAAGGGCAAATCTCCTCACTCTAGTGGAAAGCCTTTTTTAGGGAAGAGGGGCCGGTCTTACCGGCCACAAAACAACTTCTACAAACCACGGGAAACCGAGAAGAAATCCAGCCAGTGA